In Apium graveolens cultivar Ventura chromosome 10, ASM990537v1, whole genome shotgun sequence, the following are encoded in one genomic region:
- the LOC141689038 gene encoding pleckstrin homology domain-containing protein 1 produces the protein MAAASLWRAVTGASPPPSDYSNIEFWSTPERTGWLTKQGEYIKTWRRRWFVLKQGKLFWFKESNITRYSIPRGVVPVATCLTVKGAEDVLHKQFAFELSTREDTMYFIADSEKEKEDWINSIGRSIVQHSMSVTDNEVVDYDNNDRNNTNVK, from the coding sequence ATGGCAGCAGCAAGTCTATGGCGAGCCGTGACAGGCGCATCACCCCCGCCATCAGACTACTCAAACATCGAGTTCTGGTCAACGCCAGAACGCACCGGCTGGTTGACCAAACAAGGCGAGTACATCAAGACATGGCGCCGTCGTTGGTTTGTCTTAAAACAAGGTAAACTCTTCTGGTTCAAAGAATCTAATATAACTAGGTACTCTATTCCACGTGGCGTTGTCCCTGTCGCCACTTGTCTAACTGTCAAAGGAGCTGAAGATGTTTTACATAAACAATTTGCGTTTGAATTGTCCACCAGAGAAGACACTATGTATTTTATTGCTGATTCCGAGAAAGAGAAGGAGGACTGGATTAATTCTATCGGGAGATCGATTGTTCAGCATTCGATGTCCGTTACGGATAATGAGGTTGTTGATTATGATAATAATGATCGTAATAATACAAATGTCaaatag
- the LOC141693529 gene encoding anthranilate synthase alpha subunit 1, chloroplastic produces MQGLSISPRFLPVTHRKSLLPATSFSIGKCSIGYPSLSLRVFPQCCAVQSPYQVADEVKFKEASRMGNLVPLHRCIFADHLTPVLAYRCLVKEDDREAPSFLFESVQPGLRTSSVGRYSVVGAQPTMEVVAKDNRVTIMDHEEGLLTEKIVDDPMEIPRSISEGWKPQLLDELPDAFCGGWVGYFSYDTVRYSEKKKIPFSKAPLDDRNLADIHLGLYDDVIVFDHVEKKAFVIHWVRVDRYPSIEKAFEDGMDRLEALVSKVQDIDVPRLSPGSIELCTQQFGDSPKKSNMTSEEYKNAVVQAKEHILSGDIFQIVLSQRFERRTFADPFEVYRALRVVNPSPYMTYLQARGCILVSSSPEILTSVKKKKIVNRPLAGTIRRGKTSEEDEMQEMQLLNDEKQCAEHIMLVDLGRNDVGKISKSGSVNVEKLMTIERYSHVMHISSTVTGELLDHLSSWDALRAALPVGTVSGAPKVKAMELIDQFEVTRRGPYSGGFGGISYSGDMEIALALRTIVFPTGTRYDTMYSYKDANKRQEWVAYLQAGAGIVADSSPDDEQQECENKTAGLARAIDLAESAFLS; encoded by the exons ATGCAAGGCCTATCAATCTCTCCCCGCTTTTTGCCGGTAACTCACCGCAAATCTCTACTTCCGGCCACCTCATTTTCAATCGGGAAATGTTCCATTGGTTATCCTTCACTCTCCCTCCGTGTTTTTCCTCAATGCTGCGCTGTTCAATCTCCGTATCAAG TTGCGGATGAGGTTAAATTTAAGGAAGCTTCACGAATGGGGAATTTAGTTCCACTTCACAGATGCATATTTGCTGATCACTTGACTCCGGTTCTTGCTTACCGTTGTTTGGTGAAAGAAGATGATCGTGAAGCTCCTAGTTTTCTTTTTGAGTCCGTTCAGCCTGGTCTTCGAACCTCCAGTGTT GGACGTTATAGCGTTGTTGGTGCTCAGCCAACAATGGAAGTTGTAGCTAAAGATAACAGAGTTACTATAATGGATCATGAGGAAGGGCTATTGACGGAGAAGATTGTAGATGATCCTATGGAGATTCCAAGAAGTATTTCCGAGGGTTGGAAGCCACAACTTCTCGATGAACTTCCGGATGCATTTTGCG GTGGGTGGGTTGGTTATTTCTCGTATGATACAGTTCGCTACTCAGAGAAGAAGAAGATTCCATTCTCAAAAGCACCACTGGATGACAGAAATCTTGCGGACATTCATCTTGGACTCTATGATGATGTGATTGTGTTTGATCATGTCGAGAAG AAAGCTTTTGTGATTCACTGGGTGCGGGTTGATCGCTATCCATCTATTGAGAAAGCCTTTGAAGATGGGATGGATCGCTTGGAAGCACTTGTGTCTAAAGTACAAGATATCGATGT CCCAAGGCTATCTCCAGGTTCCATCGAGTTATGCACTCAACAATTTGGGGATTCCCCAAAAAAGTCTAACATGACAAGTGAAGAGTACAAGAATGCAGTAGTACAGGCAAAAGAACATATTCTTTCAGGGGATATCTTTCAGATTGTTTTAAGTCAACGCTTTGAGCGCCGAACATTTGCAGATCCATTTGAAGTTTATAGGGCATTGAGAGTTGTAAATCCAAGTCCATATATGACTTACCTGCAA GCTAGAGGGTGTATTCTGGTTTCTTCAAGCCCCGAAATACTTACAAGTGTAAAGAAG AAGAAGATTGTTAATCGTCCTCTGGCTGGGACTATCAGAAGAGGGAAGACCTCGGAGGAAGATGAGATGCAAGAAATGCAGCTACTAAATGATGAAAAACAATGTGCAGAGCATATCATGCTGGTTGATTTGGGACGTAATGATGTTGGGAAG ATCTCGAAATCCGGTTCTGTGAACGTCGAGAAGTTGATGACTATTGAACGCTACTCTCATGTGATGCACATCAGCTCCACG GTTACTGGAGAGCTGCTTGACCATTTAAGTTCATGGGATGCCCTTCGTGCTGCATTACCTGTTGGAACTGTTAGTGGAGCACCAAAG GTCAAGGCAATGGAATTGATTGATCAATTTGAAGTAACGAGACGGGGACCTTACAGCGGCGGGTTTGGAGGCATATCGTACTCCGGTGATATGGAAATTGCATTAGCTCTCAGAACCATTGTGTTCCCAACAGGAACGCGATACGACACAATGTACTCATACAAGGATGCTAACAAGCGCCAGGAATGGGTTGCCTACCTTCAAGCCGGCGCTGGGATAGTAGCAGACAGCAGTCCAGATGATGAACAGCAAGAATGTGAAAACAAAACTGCTGGTCTTGCTCGTGCTATCGACTTGGCAGAGTCAGCTTTTTTGAGTTAA